From one Plasmodium chabaudi chabaudi strain AS genome assembly, chromosome: 4 genomic stretch:
- a CDS encoding phosphoglycerate mutase, putative, protein MMKGNYSYERHGPQNFNINSYGSRINNKTDKHEYPYYNSKPNYGYYREGNYYFNDEPNYKTKNKINAYDYSYDSYGEYRYSKNDYSKNGNEKKYYNYYKDKYNKNNSNNNTYFEKVSNDNSMSNKQNKSIENNSTKINELINNIYYKTSYYLKKNRKYLNKILQQNYEINIYLIRHMEAEHNKKYVEDLDTSRDLIYKQHAYLDSTATERGIQMCETVRNFHLTGTGKSGCNKMHDTYYKEIMQLYNDYVEKCDKEEQNSKENGKENKKENKKGVFERNNDFVIICSPLRRCLQTMKYLFNFKKNIVIYEPIREISGNYVSDQRSKTSEVKKFCDNNFDEYELMCFGEEDIMNVERCRESACQVYFRCLQFLRFAHSLAINYFASIERENDSMGLDGKASNSKSPQGSNNQSNLKNDEKKNSTQNSEIGDYMSDKCNNEDTCAKTNGKNKKVFNLVVVSHSSYLLHLLALLDYLNLDARNFNNCDIRKITIPLTNTFLFFNNIINLQLAKPVISNNMPLCFRDKQKNVLKKTYKDKNIYTLNNINDLDDIICESPCTIMIYQYHEVIKDQNNYKKYLEKIQNFIDNNNKEFQSKKGYFSNGMYKKYVLKKGKNEDSNDMYNLGRDILVTDASEHLSFSERKQVWELNKKGFIAGQNIILIVLPDVDSVPKKANAPMNKSIEMHLDTKINENNNEDLGSLKNVTKIVDNYDSVQDLIKSTDFWISIKQNIHNINLNSFHEYIIKKYNKMLMKEDEDYCYIDLVASLENKNFINKYGSMFNGYFKKLKEKYNNNHLSLDLEKECKHINENLVSKMFPQDYEMSKDGNETGKTSTNSNSHDKINIVKKKFIYIPKKCNDKSRMTNQKNNDTYNISNNIIPNNKTFVMENIKVLKSFPQSIQNLNVEMFYRDKFFYFNCLHKFIKSKNKIEGLVLAKLLAFLDLLKSFNFNSTNKIFQKLIKLNDLIDTNTIEDSSQIVNTYSCDKTGVPVNNTLYFSAAAKKYKDIQALKGRKRGVVDDLNYIRYNMLTISAGAENVYILNVLS, encoded by the exons atgatgaaagGGAACTACTCGTATGAACGACATGGGCCACAAAATTTTAACATAAATAGTTATGGCTCaagaataaataataaaacagatAAACATGAGTATCCATATTATAATAGCAAGCCAAACTATGGATACTATAGAGAAGGGAACTACTATTTTAATGATGAACctaattataaaacaaaaaataaaataaatgcatatgACTATTCATATGATAGTTATGGAGAATATCGATACTctaaaaatgattattcaaaaaatggaaatgaaaaaaaatattataactattataaagataaatataataaaaataattcaaacaATAATACATACTTTGAAAAAGTAAGTAATGACAATAGCATGtcaaataaacaaaataaaagtattgaaaataattctacgaaaattaatgaattaataaataatatatattataagacttcttattatttaaaaaaaaatcgaaaatatttaaataaaatacttcaacaaaattatgaaataaatatttatcttaTAAGACATATGGAAGCagaacataataaaaaatatgttgaaGATTTAGACACATCAAGagatttaatatataagcaACATGCTTATTTGGATAGTACAGCTACTGAAAGGGGAATACAAATGTGTGAAACTGTAAGGAATTTTCACCTGACCGGTACAGGTAAAAGTGGGTGTAATAAAATGCATGACACatattataaagaaataatgcAACTATATAATGATTATGTTGAAAAGTGTGATAAAGAAGAACAAAATAGTAaagaaaatggaaaagaaaataaaaaggaaaacaaaaaaggaGTATTCGAGCGAAACAACGATTTTGTCATAATATGTTCACCTTTAAGAAGATGTTTACAAacaatgaaatatttatttaattttaaaaaaaatatagttatTTATGAACCGATAAGAGAAATATCAGGTAATTATGTTAGTGATCAAAGATCGAAAACATCTgaagttaaaaaattttgtgataataattttgatgaaTATGAATTAATGTGTTTTGGTGAAGAAGATATTATGAATGTCGAAAGATGTAGAGAATCAGCTTGTCAAGTATATTTCCGTtgtttacaatttttaaggTTTGCACATTCGCTAgctattaattattttgcaTCTATAGAGCGTGAAAATGATTCTATGGGGTTAGATGGGAAAGCATCAAATTCGAAGAGCCCCCAAGGAAGTAATAATCAATccaatttgaaaaatgatgaaaaaaaaaattcaactCAAAATTCTGAAATCGGTGATTATATGAGCGATAAATGTAATAATGAAGATACATGTGCAAAGacaaatggaaaaaataaaaaagtttttaaTTTAGTTGTTGTATCACATAGTTCgtatttattacatttattaGCTCTACTTGATTATCTAAATTTAGATGCtagaaattttaataattgcGATATTAGGAAAATAACAATACCATTAACCAAtacctttttattttttaataatataattaatttacaGCTAGCTAAACCAGTgatatcaaataatatgcCTTTATGTTTCAGGgacaaacaaaaaaatgtattgaaaaaaacttacaaagacaaaaatatatacacactAAATAACATAAATGACTTAGACGATATAATTTGTGAAAGCCCATGTACAATTATGATATATCAGTATCATGAGGTGATAAAAGATCAAAATAACtataaaaagtatttagaaaaaattcaaaattttatagataataataataaggaGTTTCAGTCAAAAAAAggatatttttcaaatggaatgtataaaaaatatgttttaaaaaaagggaaaaatgAAGATAGTAATGATATGTACAATTTAGGTCGAGATATTTTAGTTACCGACGCAAGTGAACATCTTAGTTTTTCTGAAAGAAAACAAGTATGGGAACTTAACAAAAAGGGATTTATTGCAggacaaaatataatattaatagtaTTACCTGATGTTGATAGTGTACCAAAAAAAGCTAATGCGCCAATGAATAAATCAATTGAAATGCACCTCGAtactaaaataaatgaaaacaatAATGAAGATCTCGGATCtctaaaaaatgttacTAAAATTGTAGACAATTATGATAGTGTTCaagatttaataaaatcaaCAGATTTTTGGATAtcaataaaacaaaatatacataatataaatttaaattcatttcatgaatatataattaaaaaatataataaaatgttaatGAAGGAAGATGAAGATTATTGCTATATCGATTTAGTAGCATCActtgaaaacaaaaattttattaacaagtATGGAAGTATGTTTAATGGgtactttaaaaaattaaaagaaaaatataataataatcatttaTCACTAGATTTAGAAAAAGAATGTAAACATATCAATGAAAATTTAGTCAGCAAAATGTTTCCTCAAGATTATGAGATGTCAAAAGATGGAAATGAAACTGGAAAAACTTCTACAAATTCAAACAGtcatgataaaataaatattgtaaaaaagaaatttatttatatacccaaaaaatgtaatgaTAAAAGCAGAATGACaaaccaaaaaaataatgatacttataatattagtaataatataattcccaacaataaaacatttgttatggaaaatataaaagttttaaaaTCTTTTCCTCAATCGATTCAGAATTTAAATGTAGAAATGTTTTATCgtgataaatttttttattttaattgtttacataagtttataaaaagtaaaaataaaatcgaaGGTTTAGTATTAGCGAAATTATTAGCATTTCTCGATTTACttaaatcatttaattttaattcgactaataaaatatttcaaaaacttataaaattaaatgatcTTATTGATACAAATACAATTGAAGATTCATCACAGATAGTTAATACATATTCGTGTGATAAAACTGGTGTACCTGTTAATAatactttatatttttcagcAGCAGCCAAGAAATACAAGGATATACAGGCACTAAAGG gTCGAAAAAGGGGAGTAGTTGACGATTTAAACTATATAAGATATAACATGTTGACAATATCTGCTGGTGCTGAGAATGTGTACATATTAAATGTGCTTAGTTGA